Within the Bradyrhizobium ottawaense genome, the region GTCACGCCGCCTGCTGGCCGGCTTTCATCAATTCGAGAATCTTCTCGAGCCGCGTGACCACGTCACCGGTTTCCAGCAGTTGTTGCCGCTGATCGATGCCGGCCGACAGCAATGACGCCACGGTATCGGCCAGTTCGCCGGGATCGCCGATGCTGGGCAGCAGCAGGCGGGACGGAAGCGTCCATGGCAAGTTGGAGTAATCGACATTGGCATAGACCTGATAGGCATCGAGAACGGCGCGCGCCAGCGCGGCAGCTTCGACGGTCTGGCCGCGTGTCTCCTCGATCGGCGCGACCTCGGCCGCCAGGAAATTCTCCTCGACCGGTCTGAGCACCGACATGCGCGCCAGGCCCGAGAGCATCAGCTTGAGGGTTCCATCCACGATCGTCACGCAACTGACGATTCCCGCGCTAACTCCGACGGGGTAGAGCGCATCAAGGGCGGGATCGTCGTCAGTAGAACGCCGCTGCGCGACCACGATAATGCGGCGGTCCGTCGCCAAGGCGCGTTCAATGGCGCGCCGGGTTTTTTCGCGGGCGACGAAGACCGGCGCGACCATCTTCGGGAAAAAGACCAGGTCGCGGATCGCAAGGACCGGCACAACGGTTGCCGTCGGCACCGCGCTTGCCAGCACTGCCGGCGCCGGCTGGCTCGCCTGAATCCTCGCGGCCAGAAAATTCCAGTCGGGAAAACCAAAAGTCCTGGCGATCAGTTCCAGGCTCTCGCTGTGGGTCAGCGAAACGGATTTGGCCTTCAGAGCTTCGCGCAGGGTCTGCGCCATGGCTTTGGCATCGCGAAAGTCGCGCATCGGATATTCCTCTGCATGGGCGAACGAGAAATGTCAGGCGCTTGCGTTACTGACTCGTTCGCTTGGGCAAAGGGTGCCGGAAGCGGCTCGATACGTTCACCGTACCCTCCTGGAGGGCGCAAGCAGCGGGTCGTATCCACCCGGTCCAAAATATGCGCGCCGCCCAAAGCGGCTGTCAATCGAGGTTAAGGAAAAATTAACCATTGTGCCGGCACGCTCGCTCGTCGAACGCGTCGCCGGCGTACCGGATTCACGCTTCCGTGAATCCGATTCCGGTTTGTTCCAAAAGTTAACGTGTATGACGGTCATGAGCTGTGGACGACGGCGTTTTGGCCTGTGGACGGACTCCTGGGTGAGTTGCGCGGATTCCGCAAATCACATCACTTGAGCCCGGCAGCCCCCGGCACGATCAAGGCGATCAGGGGATTGCAGCCGGCCGCGACGTATCAGTTCAGCGCGTGCCGTTTCCCGTTGCGTATCAAAAGACTTCAAGAGCAAGGTCGAGACGGCATGTCCCTCCTCGAAGGCACTATCGATTCCAGGATCAATCCGCTCGCGGTGGTCGAGGATATCGCCGCGGATAACAACTGGGCGTTCGAGCGCTCCGGCGAAGACGAAGTCACGATCGTCTCCAAGGGCAGCTGGACCGACTACCAGCTCTCCTTCACCTGGATGGCCGAGATCGAATCGCTGCATCTGGCCTGCGCGTTCGACATGAAAATTCCGACGGCGCGGCGCGCCGAGGTGCAACGGCTGATCGCAGCGATCAACGAACAATTGTGGGTCGGCCATTTCGACATCTGGACCCACACCGGCATGATCATGCACCGGCAGGCACTGGTGCTGCCGGGCGGGCTGACCGCCTCGGCCGCGCAATGCGAGGCCATGCTGGTCGGCGCCATCCATGGCTGCGAGCGCTATTACCCCGCGTTCCAGTTCGTGGTCTGGGCCGGCAAGACCGCCGCGGAAGCCATGAGTGCCGCGATGTTCGACACCGAGGGCGAGGCGTAATCTTCCGTCGTCCCCGCTTGGTGCGCAATTGCGCACGGGGCGCGGGGACCCATACGCCGTGACCTCCGGGCTCAAGCAAACTGCTTGTGGCCTGTCCCTCGCTTCACTAGAACCGGCTGTGGTTATGGGTCCCTGCTTTCGCAGGGACGACGAGAGAGTGTTACGCATGTCGTCTTCAGTCGCTACCGCACAAGCCCTGAGAAACGTCCACGGCACCATCGCCCTTGCCGGCGCCGGCAAGATGGGTGGCGCGATGCTGACCGGTTGGCTGGCGCAGGGGCTCGACGCCAAACGCGTCGTGGTGATCGAGCCGCATCCGTCCACCGAAATCGGCGCACTGGCCGCTCAAGGCATCCGCCTCAATCCCTCGGTCAAGGACGCCGGCGAGGTCGACACGCTGGTGGTCGCGGTGAAACCGCAATCGTTCCGCGAAGCCGGCGCTTCGTTGAAACCCTTCGTGGGCTCGTCGACGCTGGTGGTCTCGATCATGGCCGGCATGACGATCACCTCGCTCGAGGCGGTCTTATTTGAGAAAGTCTCGGGCGGCAGCGTGGTGCGTGCCATGCCGAACACGCCGGCGGCGATCGGCCGCGGCATCACGGTCGCGGTCGCGGCGAAAAAGGTCAGCGCCGCCCAGCGCGCCGTCGCGGATGCGTTGCTGCGCGCCACCGGTTCGGTCGAATGGGTCGACAAGGAAAGCCTGATGGACGCGGTGACCGCGGTGTCCGGCTCGGGACCTGCCTACGTGTTCCTGCTCGCCGAAGAACTCGCCCGCGCCGGCGTCGCGGCCGGCCTGCCGGTGGAACTGGCAACGAAACTGGCGCGCGAAACCGTCGCCGGCTCCGGCGAGTTGCTGCATCGCTCGGAGCTGACCTCGACCACCTTGCGCCAGAACGTCACGTCCCCCGGCGGCACCACCGCCGCCGCGCTGGAAGTTCTGATGGGGCCGAACGGAATGCAGACGCTGCTGACGCGCGCGGTCGCCGCGGCGACGCAGCGTTCGAAGGATCTGGCGAAGTAGCTACTTCGTGCCTTCCTCGTCATTGCGAGGAGCGAAGCGACGACTTGTCCGCCGTAGCTCCTTGAGCGAAGGCGGAAGCAATCCAGACTTCCTTGCGGTCAGATGGATTGCTTCGCTTGCGCTCGCAATGACGCCGTCATTTCGGCTGCAGCCGCCTGGTAAAATTCTCGACATTGACGAGGCCGCGGGCGTGGCGGCCGTC harbors:
- the proC gene encoding pyrroline-5-carboxylate reductase; translated protein: MSSSVATAQALRNVHGTIALAGAGKMGGAMLTGWLAQGLDAKRVVVIEPHPSTEIGALAAQGIRLNPSVKDAGEVDTLVVAVKPQSFREAGASLKPFVGSSTLVVSIMAGMTITSLEAVLFEKVSGGSVVRAMPNTPAAIGRGITVAVAAKKVSAAQRAVADALLRATGSVEWVDKESLMDAVTAVSGSGPAYVFLLAEELARAGVAAGLPVELATKLARETVAGSGELLHRSELTSTTLRQNVTSPGGTTAAALEVLMGPNGMQTLLTRAVAAATQRSKDLAK
- a CDS encoding LON peptidase substrate-binding domain-containing protein; this encodes MRDFRDAKAMAQTLREALKAKSVSLTHSESLELIARTFGFPDWNFLAARIQASQPAPAVLASAVPTATVVPVLAIRDLVFFPKMVAPVFVAREKTRRAIERALATDRRIIVVAQRRSTDDDPALDALYPVGVSAGIVSCVTIVDGTLKLMLSGLARMSVLRPVEENFLAAEVAPIEETRGQTVEAAALARAVLDAYQVYANVDYSNLPWTLPSRLLLPSIGDPGELADTVASLLSAGIDQRQQLLETGDVVTRLEKILELMKAGQQAA
- a CDS encoding YbjN domain-containing protein, which translates into the protein MSLLEGTIDSRINPLAVVEDIAADNNWAFERSGEDEVTIVSKGSWTDYQLSFTWMAEIESLHLACAFDMKIPTARRAEVQRLIAAINEQLWVGHFDIWTHTGMIMHRQALVLPGGLTASAAQCEAMLVGAIHGCERYYPAFQFVVWAGKTAAEAMSAAMFDTEGEA